Proteins from a genomic interval of Paenibacillus sp. 37:
- a CDS encoding HD domain-containing protein: MFLANVLNESVFQPIKKPYEQWYTFMEEKIEFWLPDSEWHTKTHCARVLLLALFIGHQKNLSEEEKNALAMAAVFHDSRRLDDGIDKGHGSRAAEYYKEYSREHDLPYDEQTYYITYYHDQDDSLGLSEIKKSSSLSERSVLLYQIFKDADALDRFRLGPDGLDVKFLRTEEACQLVDFAKDLLRKSSETKL, from the coding sequence ATGTTTTTGGCCAATGTTCTTAATGAATCAGTCTTCCAACCAATCAAAAAGCCTTATGAACAATGGTATACATTCATGGAAGAAAAGATTGAGTTTTGGCTTCCAGATAGTGAATGGCATACGAAAACCCATTGCGCCCGCGTGCTGTTATTAGCACTCTTCATCGGACATCAAAAAAACTTAAGTGAGGAAGAAAAGAACGCACTGGCAATGGCCGCTGTTTTCCATGATTCTAGGCGTCTTGATGATGGGATTGATAAAGGACATGGAAGTCGTGCGGCGGAGTATTACAAAGAGTATAGCCGTGAGCACGATTTGCCATATGATGAGCAAACCTATTACATCACCTACTACCATGACCAGGATGATTCTCTTGGTTTGTCAGAGATTAAAAAGTCATCTAGTTTAAGTGAACGATCCGTATTGTTGTATCAAATTTTCAAGGATGCTGATGCACTGGATAGATTCCGTCTAGGCCCTGATGGTTTGGATGTAAAGTTTCTTCGGACCGAAGAGGCATGTCAACTTGTTGACTTTGCTAAAGATCTCTTACGTAAAAGTAGTGAAACTAAGTTGTAA